In Afipia sp. GAS231, a single window of DNA contains:
- a CDS encoding DUF1059 domain-containing protein: MGRMFVDCRDYPSEMNCTVAISADTKQELLEAAVQHAVAVHRHQDSPQLRHELAKMIKTQ; the protein is encoded by the coding sequence ATGGGTAGAATGTTCGTGGATTGCCGGGATTATCCGAGCGAGATGAACTGCACGGTCGCCATTTCGGCCGATACCAAGCAAGAACTTCTGGAAGCGGCGGTACAACACGCGGTCGCGGTGCATCGTCACCAGGATAGCCCGCAATTGCGCCATGAACTGGCAAAGATGATCAAGACACAGTAG
- a CDS encoding antibiotic biosynthesis monooxygenase codes for MAAFNAVRFRVKPGRDQEFLDAHKTIGATWPGLMHANIIKTGERSYCIIAEWQDMDACIHARPEMISTLNSFRDTLEDLGGGLGVTDPVAGPVILSLK; via the coding sequence GTGGCCGCTTTCAACGCTGTGCGTTTTCGGGTGAAGCCAGGGCGCGATCAGGAGTTTCTGGACGCGCACAAGACAATTGGAGCAACCTGGCCGGGTCTGATGCATGCCAACATCATCAAGACCGGCGAGCGCTCCTACTGCATCATCGCCGAGTGGCAAGACATGGACGCGTGCATCCATGCGCGGCCGGAAATGATCTCCACCCTCAATTCTTTTCGCGATACGCTCGAAGACCTGGGTGGCGGTCTCGGAGTGACTGATCCGGTTGCGGGTCCGGTTATCCTGTCTTTGAAATAG
- a CDS encoding zinc-binding dehydrogenase translates to MEPIRVCTHDGPGAQPVIRTVPWPKIPNKGALIKVGACGVCGTDLHILKGHWPKPLPWPFTLGHEIGGVLVEVGSEFKEDFMSKPLTVGSKVMIPPLMPCGQCYYCIHYPQSANKCLTPVYYGRYLGFDKAPHLWGGWAEYVYVDLGELPGTKIYKLPDDMSLRLGALSEPLTSCIRAFNRATRAGGFSWGDTVVIQGSGPIGILAVAAAQEMGAGRVICVGGPETPRLVLARKFGAEATVDIDQFKTPEQRIKAVRDIVGGFGADLVMDCSGHPSAGPEGIEMLRDGGTYVEMGQFTDAGSINTSWHRICTKDINVLGSWGFTGNDLPLGVDMLYRTRNKYPWLDMQTIYPFTEEGIGQAVADAMAMKTVKSTIVPWPELVE, encoded by the coding sequence ATGGAGCCCATTCGCGTATGCACCCATGATGGACCCGGCGCGCAACCGGTCATCCGCACCGTGCCGTGGCCGAAAATTCCGAACAAGGGCGCGCTGATCAAGGTCGGTGCCTGCGGAGTCTGCGGCACCGATCTGCATATCCTGAAAGGTCATTGGCCAAAACCGTTGCCGTGGCCGTTCACACTCGGCCACGAGATCGGCGGCGTGCTGGTCGAAGTCGGTTCCGAGTTCAAGGAAGACTTCATGAGCAAGCCGCTCACCGTGGGATCGAAGGTGATGATCCCGCCGCTGATGCCGTGCGGCCAGTGCTATTACTGCATCCATTATCCGCAGAGTGCCAACAAGTGCCTGACGCCGGTCTATTACGGCCGCTATCTCGGCTTCGACAAGGCGCCGCATCTGTGGGGTGGCTGGGCCGAATATGTCTATGTCGATCTCGGCGAATTGCCGGGCACCAAGATCTACAAATTGCCCGACGACATGTCGCTGCGGCTTGGTGCATTGTCGGAGCCGTTGACGTCCTGCATCCGCGCCTTCAACCGCGCCACGCGCGCCGGTGGGTTTAGCTGGGGCGACACAGTGGTGATCCAGGGCTCCGGCCCGATCGGAATTCTCGCCGTCGCCGCCGCGCAGGAGATGGGTGCGGGCAGGGTGATCTGCGTCGGCGGGCCGGAAACGCCGCGGCTGGTGCTGGCGCGCAAGTTCGGCGCCGAGGCGACTGTCGATATCGATCAGTTCAAGACGCCGGAACAACGCATCAAGGCGGTGCGCGACATCGTGGGCGGTTTCGGCGCCGATCTGGTGATGGATTGCTCCGGCCATCCGAGCGCCGGGCCTGAGGGTATCGAGATGCTGCGCGACGGCGGCACCTATGTCGAGATGGGCCAGTTCACCGACGCCGGTTCGATCAACACGTCATGGCACCGCATCTGCACCAAGGATATCAACGTGCTGGGCTCGTGGGGATTCACCGGTAACGATTTGCCGCTCGGCGTCGACATGCTCTATCGCACGCGCAACAAATATCCCTGGCTCGACATGCAGACGATCTATCCGTTTACGGAGGAAGGCATCGGGCAGGCGGTGGCGGACGCGATGGCGATGAAGACGGTGAAGTCGACCATCGTGCCGTGGCCGGAACTGGTGGAATGA
- a CDS encoding PilZ domain-containing protein, with amino-acid sequence MSFAQKKSPTVPSAQERRRFQRVKVHLLGRYMLPDRREFPCQIINMSPGGLALLAPGIGNVGDRVIAYLDHIGRVEGRITRIIDNGFAMTVGATARKRDKLAAQLTWLANRDILNLPEDRRHDRIVPRNPIALMTLEDGSKMTCRIIDLSLSGAAIAAENRPPLKSLVMLGKVQSRVVRNLEEGFALEFVHEQNGDTIEDAVTSR; translated from the coding sequence ATGTCGTTTGCGCAGAAGAAATCACCTACGGTACCGTCCGCGCAGGAGCGACGGCGCTTTCAGCGCGTCAAGGTCCACCTGCTCGGCCGCTACATGCTGCCCGACCGCCGCGAATTTCCTTGCCAGATCATCAATATGTCGCCCGGGGGCCTCGCTCTGCTGGCGCCCGGCATCGGCAATGTCGGCGACCGCGTGATCGCCTATCTCGACCATATCGGCCGGGTCGAGGGCCGCATCACCCGCATCATCGACAACGGCTTTGCGATGACGGTCGGCGCCACCGCCCGCAAGCGCGACAAGCTCGCCGCCCAGCTCACCTGGCTCGCCAACCGCGATATCCTCAATCTGCCGGAAGACCGCCGCCACGATCGTATCGTGCCGCGCAACCCGATCGCACTGATGACGCTGGAGGACGGCAGCAAGATGACCTGCCGGATCATCGACCTGTCGCTGTCGGGTGCGGCGATCGCCGCCGAAAACCGCCCGCCGCTGAAATCGCTGGTCATGCTCGGCAAGGTCCAGTCGCGGGTGGTGCGCAACCTCGAAGAAGGCTTTGCGCTCGAGTTCGTCCACGAACAGAATGGCGACACGATCGAGGACGCGGTTACCTCGCGATAA
- a CDS encoding heme-binding protein has translation MRRLIALASVVCVALLMGTGAFAQVPPNPDNPNDTVPDGLTPPPYGEPINLETAKMVAAAAVAEATKRNWNAFCVAIVNPSGELVYFEKQDNCQYASIGVSQHKARTSTRYRRPTLVFETLIGKGPYFAYLTTLDDVIASRGGNPLMSGGKVVGAIGVSGGSGSQDNVVSLAGQAALK, from the coding sequence ATGCGTCGTCTGATTGCGCTGGCAAGCGTTGTATGCGTTGCGCTCTTGATGGGCACGGGAGCCTTTGCCCAGGTACCGCCCAACCCCGACAATCCCAACGATACGGTTCCGGACGGGTTGACGCCGCCGCCCTATGGCGAGCCGATCAACCTTGAGACCGCCAAGATGGTGGCCGCTGCCGCCGTCGCGGAAGCGACCAAGCGCAACTGGAATGCGTTCTGCGTGGCGATCGTGAACCCGAGCGGCGAGCTCGTCTACTTCGAGAAGCAGGACAACTGCCAATATGCCTCGATCGGGGTCTCGCAGCACAAGGCCCGCACCTCGACCCGCTATCGCCGTCCAACCCTGGTGTTCGAAACGCTGATCGGCAAGGGACCCTACTTTGCCTACTTGACGACCCTCGATGATGTCATCGCGTCACGCGGTGGAAATCCGCTGATGTCCGGCGGCAAGGTGGTCGGCGCCATCGGCGTCAGCGGCGGCTCCGGTTCGCAGGACAATGTGGTGTCGCTGGCCGGTCAGGCCGCTCTCAAATAG
- a CDS encoding transglutaminase-like cysteine peptidase codes for MLFRGQGKGLAVVAILMGVSASMSVPAKAADALYASLGETTRSPIGWVEFCAENPGECRGGASQPRDIVMSQTAWRDLVRVNKWANETIKPITDMDHWGVIEKWSLPTDGYGDCEDYVLLKRKMLMDAGWPREALLITVVRDKKGEGHAVLTVKTDKGEFVLDNQNENVVAWTETGYRFVKRQSQSDPNVWVSLGDNRPALATASSRDR; via the coding sequence ATGTTGTTCAGGGGACAGGGGAAGGGATTGGCGGTCGTCGCCATCCTGATGGGAGTGAGCGCTTCAATGAGCGTCCCGGCGAAAGCCGCCGACGCCCTCTATGCCAGCCTCGGCGAGACCACACGTTCGCCGATCGGATGGGTCGAATTCTGCGCCGAGAATCCCGGCGAGTGTCGCGGCGGTGCATCCCAGCCGCGCGATATCGTGATGTCGCAGACGGCATGGCGGGATCTGGTGCGTGTCAACAAGTGGGCGAACGAGACCATCAAGCCGATCACCGACATGGATCATTGGGGTGTGATCGAGAAGTGGTCGTTGCCGACGGACGGTTACGGTGACTGCGAGGACTATGTGCTTCTGAAGCGCAAGATGCTGATGGACGCCGGATGGCCGCGCGAAGCGCTGCTGATCACGGTGGTGCGCGACAAGAAGGGCGAAGGCCATGCGGTGCTGACCGTGAAAACAGACAAGGGCGAGTTCGTTCTCGACAACCAGAACGAAAACGTCGTGGCGTGGACCGAGACCGGCTACCGCTTCGTCAAGCGTCAGTCGCAGAGCGATCCCAATGTATGGGTCTCGCTCGGTGACAACCGCCCGGCGCTCGCGACCGCCTCGTCACGCGATCGCTAA
- a CDS encoding ATP-dependent Clp protease proteolytic subunit, with the protein MTHALHLSLTGRPVETSPSNYGGELAVAEALGLTFKEPAPLPPPLPRQPAQNFIARHWRGEFSLPRSYWINHLLLGAGVGATFGVLASLINKNAAEQPLLWLASLALTWSVITLFSTWAGIGVWRAASAYRRAGKRFWGGAAKTTIALGMLNLVYSILFVAIPQASGICEILAGDKRLAAHQFKVLNNGTVLDFSGGISFGTAKEFETMLKAMDNVRTVRLNSNGGRIAEAQKISDLIRARGLSTYVTQQCASACTIVFLGGKQRYLLSTARLGFHQPYFRGMTVNDQRVAIAREAARLQHFGLSNAFAQRANAASPSGMWFPEKSELLREHVVTMIVMPQPAKQAPVTAPVLQAAQAVYPGGAL; encoded by the coding sequence ATGACCCACGCACTGCATCTTTCGCTGACGGGCCGGCCCGTCGAAACATCACCCTCGAACTACGGCGGCGAACTGGCCGTTGCCGAGGCGCTCGGGCTCACCTTCAAGGAGCCGGCTCCGCTGCCGCCGCCGCTGCCACGGCAGCCGGCGCAGAACTTCATCGCGCGGCACTGGCGCGGCGAGTTCTCGCTGCCGCGCTCCTACTGGATCAACCATCTGCTGCTGGGCGCCGGCGTCGGCGCGACGTTCGGCGTATTGGCTTCGCTGATCAACAAAAACGCGGCCGAGCAGCCGCTGCTCTGGCTCGCCTCGCTCGCACTGACCTGGAGCGTGATCACCCTGTTTTCGACCTGGGCGGGGATCGGCGTATGGCGGGCGGCTTCGGCCTACCGTCGCGCCGGCAAGCGCTTCTGGGGCGGGGCCGCCAAGACGACGATCGCGCTCGGCATGCTCAACCTGGTCTACAGCATCCTGTTTGTCGCGATCCCCCAGGCTTCCGGCATCTGCGAGATTCTGGCCGGCGACAAGCGCCTCGCGGCGCACCAGTTCAAGGTACTCAACAACGGAACCGTGCTGGATTTTTCCGGCGGCATCTCGTTCGGCACGGCCAAGGAGTTCGAGACCATGCTGAAGGCGATGGACAATGTGCGCACGGTGCGGCTGAACTCGAACGGCGGGCGCATCGCGGAGGCCCAGAAGATCTCCGACCTGATCCGCGCGCGGGGCCTGTCGACCTACGTCACCCAGCAATGCGCGTCTGCCTGCACCATCGTGTTCCTCGGCGGCAAGCAGCGTTATCTGCTCTCCACGGCAAGGCTCGGCTTCCACCAGCCTTATTTCCGCGGCATGACCGTGAACGACCAGCGGGTCGCGATTGCCCGCGAAGCGGCGAGGCTGCAGCACTTCGGCCTTAGCAATGCCTTCGCCCAGCGCGCCAACGCCGCGAGCCCTTCGGGAATGTGGTTTCCCGAAAAGAGCGAGCTGCTGCGTGAGCATGTGGTGACGATGATCGTCATGCCGCAGCCCGCGAAGCAGGCGCCCGTCACAGCGCCCGTGCTGCAGGCCGCCCAGGCGGTGTATCCGGGGGGTGCGCTATAG
- a CDS encoding S8 family serine peptidase yields MLDARSVKRLVLLAVLGAAVGCIAMPSMAQMGMTERSITSNAVQQAVDSARDGSRQPAGTASKKSRASTDEKKPAQAARKEGKATKEAQKPDRGTPQQATRNPSGIPPAGEQRYVPDEVVIEVAGAMTPQQLGALAQRFRLTSVDSFSFQLGGTTLARLRIPDRRSVTTVVRALETDASVLFAQPNYLYALIETKTPAAPGEADPASYVQEKLRLSEAHQLARGNKVLVAVIDSGIDVSHPDLAGDIADSFDAIGTGVAVHNHGTAIAGGIAAHGRLLGVAPSAQILAIRAFSGTGRADNGTTFAIMKGLDWAVLHGARAINMSFAGPQDPGVTRGLAAAYAKNTILIAASGNKGASSPPLFPAADPNVIAVTSTDKEDQLPAFANRGPYVAVAAPGVDLILLAPNDGVQRMSGTSFSAAYVTGTVALMLERKPGLTPAAARQALMKSARRLEPVDDQSGAGLVDAYQAVLSVAPAEATETIVTPTPAANRQ; encoded by the coding sequence ATGTTAGACGCACGATCCGTCAAGCGTCTCGTCTTGCTGGCGGTGCTGGGCGCAGCCGTCGGCTGCATCGCGATGCCGTCCATGGCCCAGATGGGCATGACCGAGCGATCGATCACGAGCAATGCCGTGCAGCAGGCCGTTGATTCCGCGCGCGACGGAAGCCGGCAACCCGCCGGCACCGCAAGCAAGAAGAGCCGCGCCAGCACGGACGAGAAGAAACCGGCCCAGGCCGCCAGGAAGGAAGGCAAGGCGACCAAGGAAGCCCAAAAGCCGGATCGTGGCACGCCGCAGCAAGCCACCCGCAATCCAAGCGGCATCCCACCGGCCGGCGAGCAGCGCTATGTACCCGACGAAGTCGTGATCGAAGTCGCGGGCGCCATGACCCCGCAGCAGCTTGGCGCGCTGGCGCAGCGGTTTCGTCTCACCAGTGTCGATTCCTTCAGCTTCCAGCTCGGCGGCACCACGCTGGCGCGGTTGAGGATTCCGGACCGCCGTTCGGTGACGACGGTCGTGCGCGCGCTGGAGACCGATGCCAGCGTGCTGTTTGCGCAGCCGAACTACCTCTATGCCCTGATCGAGACGAAGACGCCGGCGGCTCCCGGCGAGGCCGATCCGGCGTCATACGTGCAGGAAAAGTTGCGGCTTTCGGAGGCGCACCAGTTGGCGCGCGGCAACAAGGTCCTCGTGGCGGTGATCGATTCCGGTATCGACGTGTCGCATCCCGATCTCGCCGGCGACATCGCCGACAGCTTCGACGCGATCGGAACAGGCGTTGCAGTTCATAACCACGGCACTGCGATCGCGGGCGGCATTGCGGCCCACGGCCGTCTGCTGGGTGTGGCGCCATCGGCGCAAATTCTCGCGATACGGGCCTTCAGCGGCACCGGCCGTGCCGATAACGGCACGACTTTCGCCATCATGAAGGGACTGGATTGGGCGGTGCTGCACGGCGCGCGCGCCATCAACATGAGCTTCGCCGGTCCGCAGGATCCCGGCGTCACGCGGGGCCTCGCGGCAGCCTACGCCAAGAACACGATTCTGATTGCGGCCTCCGGCAACAAGGGCGCCAGTTCACCGCCATTGTTTCCCGCAGCCGACCCCAACGTCATCGCCGTGACGTCAACCGACAAGGAAGACCAGTTGCCCGCCTTCGCCAACCGCGGCCCGTATGTGGCGGTCGCCGCCCCAGGCGTCGACCTGATCCTGCTCGCGCCCAATGACGGGGTGCAGCGCATGTCCGGCACGTCGTTCTCGGCAGCCTATGTCACCGGAACGGTGGCGCTGATGCTCGAACGCAAGCCGGGACTGACGCCGGCCGCCGCGCGGCAAGCCCTGATGAAGAGCGCCCGGCGTCTCGAGCCCGTCGACGATCAGTCCGGCGCCGGTCTCGTCGACGCCTACCAGGCCGTTCTGTCGGTGGCGCCAGCGGAGGCGACTGAGACGATCGTGACGCCGACGCCGGCCGCGAACCGTCAGTAG
- a CDS encoding sigma-70 family RNA polymerase sigma factor → MNPEHPLWDWSMLQANPRPELDLVKAVLAGDSAAAQRFLDATADTLWSVVVKLEGDGPEGEQAFLGVIEGLKADGYARLRPFDGQGRLSTYLAIVARDILADRLARSFVEAPGKSWSRFERFFGTDIRRRVAQRFPREASTGQRDDAYQEVCLKFIEDNYRRIRAYDGLGSFTGFILTIAERILIDLVRRDAPRRRLPAAVARLPQLDQDIYTAIVWNMHAADADRLAMTLRGRFERDPDAAEIGAAMARLAELVPLAPATASPRNQLVSLDSSGEDGEGLSVPDSGGTPEDQLLESEEEQTRASLLAAVKAAAAELPPQDRLYLQIVFSATDPMPAREIARAMQLPVEEVYRLKQRSQRWLSEIATRFGKK, encoded by the coding sequence TTGAACCCTGAGCATCCCCTGTGGGATTGGTCCATGCTTCAAGCGAATCCGCGGCCCGAACTGGACCTTGTGAAAGCGGTTTTGGCCGGGGATTCGGCTGCCGCGCAACGGTTTCTGGACGCCACCGCCGATACGCTCTGGTCGGTCGTGGTCAAGCTCGAAGGCGACGGACCGGAGGGCGAGCAAGCGTTCCTCGGGGTGATCGAGGGCCTCAAAGCTGACGGTTATGCGCGGCTCAGGCCGTTCGACGGGCAGGGGCGCCTCTCCACTTATCTCGCCATCGTCGCGCGCGATATTCTGGCCGACCGGCTGGCGCGCAGTTTCGTCGAGGCGCCGGGCAAGAGCTGGTCCCGCTTCGAACGCTTCTTCGGGACGGATATTCGTCGCCGGGTGGCGCAGCGATTTCCCAGGGAAGCCAGCACCGGCCAGCGTGACGATGCCTATCAGGAGGTTTGTCTCAAGTTCATCGAGGACAACTATCGCCGGATCCGTGCCTATGACGGGCTTGGCAGCTTTACCGGATTCATTCTCACGATTGCCGAACGCATCCTGATTGATCTGGTCCGGCGTGATGCGCCGAGGCGACGGCTTCCCGCAGCGGTCGCGCGCCTTCCGCAACTCGACCAGGACATTTACACGGCCATCGTCTGGAACATGCACGCGGCCGACGCCGACCGGCTCGCGATGACATTGCGCGGCCGCTTCGAGCGCGATCCCGATGCTGCGGAGATTGGAGCCGCGATGGCGCGTCTTGCCGAACTCGTGCCATTGGCGCCGGCCACCGCATCACCGCGAAACCAGTTGGTCTCGCTGGACAGTTCGGGAGAGGACGGGGAGGGATTGTCGGTCCCGGATTCCGGCGGAACTCCCGAAGATCAACTCCTGGAAAGCGAGGAAGAACAGACCCGCGCATCGCTGCTGGCCGCAGTCAAGGCTGCCGCCGCCGAATTACCGCCGCAAGACCGTCTTTATCTTCAGATCGTGTTCTCGGCGACCGATCCGATGCCGGCGCGCGAAATCGCCCGCGCGATGCAGCTCCCTGTCGAAGAAGTCTATCGCTTGAAACAACGGTCGCAGCGCTGGCTGAGCGAGATTGCGACGAGGTTCGGAAAAAAATGA
- a CDS encoding autotransporter domain-containing protein has protein sequence MTLSRTGIVATLAITGIAGGGATQAKADMVLEQYINLNAVQNVLWSAKAPLQRWGMAPGSGTGVAAFSGERSEFDSRHPFEQSVWHAFDALGYAKAPPMAAAPPPTWLYGVNVIGAIDETRSGGVGTSAPSGTVAVDVTKIGIFTTSDALTFVATGTGIWAHTFGLDINTSAGAGTLAYTNGGFSADFTTSATWSRPSALNGGVAPAASSSISYTGNAQYKYDLPYKFYIEPTIGVTYTELYTANFGTKTGDSTEFHAGARIGTEMMWMTYKIQPQIAGQVFKNVSQSGILAGAVPGLPVALVSTDAGLGARGSGRINVIWTPNFSSFLDVHGMGLAGMKTAGFVATQTIGGSAGIRYSW, from the coding sequence GTGACATTATCCAGAACAGGTATTGTCGCGACGCTGGCGATCACCGGTATCGCCGGCGGCGGTGCGACGCAGGCCAAGGCCGACATGGTGCTTGAGCAGTATATCAACCTCAACGCCGTTCAGAACGTCTTGTGGTCGGCAAAGGCCCCGCTGCAGCGCTGGGGAATGGCGCCCGGATCTGGAACGGGCGTGGCGGCGTTTAGCGGCGAAAGATCCGAGTTCGACAGCCGGCACCCGTTCGAACAGAGCGTCTGGCATGCCTTCGACGCGCTCGGCTACGCCAAGGCACCGCCGATGGCGGCAGCACCGCCGCCGACCTGGCTCTATGGCGTCAATGTCATCGGCGCCATCGACGAAACAAGATCGGGCGGCGTCGGGACGTCCGCGCCGAGTGGTACCGTTGCCGTCGACGTCACCAAGATCGGCATCTTCACGACGAGCGACGCGCTGACATTCGTGGCGACCGGTACGGGAATTTGGGCCCACACCTTCGGTCTGGATATCAACACGTCCGCCGGCGCCGGAACGCTGGCCTACACCAATGGCGGCTTCTCCGCCGACTTCACCACGTCGGCGACCTGGTCGCGCCCCAGCGCGTTGAACGGCGGCGTTGCGCCGGCCGCCAGCAGCTCGATCAGCTACACCGGCAACGCCCAGTACAAATACGATCTGCCGTACAAGTTCTACATCGAGCCCACGATCGGCGTGACCTATACGGAGCTGTACACCGCGAATTTCGGCACCAAGACGGGTGACAGCACGGAATTTCATGCCGGCGCCCGCATCGGCACCGAGATGATGTGGATGACCTACAAGATTCAGCCACAGATCGCCGGCCAGGTTTTCAAGAACGTCTCGCAATCCGGAATCCTTGCCGGAGCCGTGCCCGGCCTGCCGGTGGCGCTCGTCTCCACCGATGCCGGACTGGGTGCCCGCGGATCCGGCCGGATCAACGTGATCTGGACCCCCAATTTCTCGTCCTTCCTGGATGTCCATGGCATGGGGTTGGCGGGAATGAAGACAGCAGGGTTTGTCGCCACGCAGACCATCGGCGGCTCGGCCGGCATCCGTTACAGCTGGTAA
- a CDS encoding DUF6156 family protein yields the protein MAAAAMKTLILLLVMLGVGLAGWIGWRRKPRKHDPVEYFSGWDGYGLPIRLTGRITKDEADAIAGRGNAYMIGYFDADNRLVRNVKILRGAVFFEHVYEYYPSGRLRRVKATNPDGVETVREYRQSDRAGFFW from the coding sequence GTGGCTGCCGCCGCCATGAAAACACTGATCTTGCTGCTGGTCATGTTGGGTGTGGGGCTTGCCGGGTGGATCGGCTGGCGGCGCAAACCACGCAAGCACGATCCGGTCGAATATTTCAGCGGCTGGGACGGCTACGGACTTCCGATCCGCCTGACCGGCCGGATTACAAAGGACGAGGCGGATGCCATCGCCGGCCGGGGGAATGCCTACATGATCGGCTATTTCGATGCCGACAATCGGTTGGTCCGTAACGTCAAGATACTTCGCGGCGCGGTCTTCTTCGAGCACGTCTATGAGTACTATCCGAGCGGCAGGCTCAGGCGCGTCAAGGCCACCAACCCTGATGGCGTGGAGACCGTGCGGGAGTATCGGCAAAGCGATCGTGCGGGATTCTTCTGGTAG
- a CDS encoding dienelactone hydrolase family protein, protein MSAEPMLTSDVIGLTKIAPFSRRGFMTASAAVAAGYTLAAGPVRADVIKTDTTGLTTGDAKIKVADGEMPGYFARPEGVSNPPVVLVAMEIFGLHEYIKDVTRRLAKLGALAVAPDYYFRKGTDLTKITDIPQLLPIVNSKPDAELLSDLDSTVAWAKSQGGDTSKLGIIGFCRGGRTVWEYAAHSPALKAGAAFYGPPVDPPNPLWPKSPTQLAPDMKAPVIGFYGEADTGIPVATVEALKAALAENKKTAEFKLYPGAPHGFHADYRASYRKEAADDAWANMQTWFKKYGVLS, encoded by the coding sequence ATGAGTGCCGAACCGATGCTGACCTCGGATGTGATCGGACTGACAAAAATCGCACCCTTCTCGCGCCGTGGCTTCATGACCGCGTCAGCCGCGGTCGCCGCCGGTTACACGCTCGCCGCCGGTCCGGTGCGGGCCGACGTGATCAAGACCGACACCACCGGCCTCACCACCGGTGATGCCAAGATCAAGGTCGCGGACGGCGAGATGCCCGGCTATTTCGCCAGGCCCGAGGGAGTCAGCAACCCGCCGGTCGTGCTGGTGGCGATGGAGATTTTCGGCCTGCACGAATACATCAAGGATGTGACGCGTCGCCTCGCCAAGCTCGGCGCGCTCGCAGTGGCGCCGGATTATTATTTCCGCAAAGGCACCGACCTCACCAAGATCACTGACATCCCGCAGTTGTTGCCGATCGTGAATTCGAAGCCGGATGCCGAGCTGTTGTCCGATCTCGACAGCACCGTCGCCTGGGCCAAGTCGCAAGGCGGCGATACGTCAAAGCTCGGCATCATCGGCTTCTGCCGCGGCGGACGGACGGTCTGGGAATATGCCGCGCACAGCCCCGCGCTGAAGGCAGGTGCTGCGTTCTACGGGCCGCCGGTCGATCCGCCGAACCCGCTCTGGCCGAAAAGCCCGACGCAGCTCGCGCCTGACATGAAGGCACCCGTGATCGGTTTCTATGGCGAGGCCGACACCGGCATTCCCGTCGCCACCGTCGAAGCTCTGAAGGCGGCGCTCGCGGAGAACAAGAAGACTGCCGAGTTCAAGCTTTACCCGGGCGCCCCGCACGGTTTCCACGCCGACTATCGCGCCAGCTATCGCAAGGAAGCCGCCGACGACGCGTGGGCGAACATGCAGACCTGGTTCAAGAAGTACGGCGTACTAAGCTAG